The Sulfurimonas lithotrophica genome includes a region encoding these proteins:
- the coaBC gene encoding bifunctional phosphopantothenoylcysteine decarboxylase/phosphopantothenate--cysteine ligase CoaBC has protein sequence MLIPTNLLKDKKILLGVTGSIAIYKSLELIRLLTKAGAEVRVVMTQSAKKFITPLTFETLTSNKVLDDTNEDWSNDFNHIKIGEWADLFVIAPASANTIAKLANAIADNMLLQCALAYEDKKLLAPSANTNMLYNPITQANLKMLALANYELIDTQTKELACKTEGNGAMAEPLEIFWQIAKALMSDEFWSDRRVIVTGGGTVEKIDDVRYISNFSSGKMASALAIALYCKGADVNLISTRRENDLPLDIHTIDVDDTHEMLEYLTDSIRIAKKGKLSKPSLMNSEQIQLIQKKPYLFMAAAISDYIPKFAQEGKLKKATLGEEWDLKLTQNVDVLDLIDKTDITTIGFKAEMDAQNAHKNATNMLDKKELDAVCLNILKDSSSFGSDTNKVEFIKADKIESIADADKLSVAYEILEHAKDI, from the coding sequence ATGCTAATACCAACAAATTTACTTAAAGACAAAAAAATACTTTTAGGTGTAACAGGCTCTATCGCAATCTACAAATCACTTGAGCTTATAAGACTACTAACAAAAGCAGGTGCCGAAGTTAGAGTTGTTATGACTCAGAGTGCGAAAAAATTCATAACGCCGCTAACTTTTGAAACATTAACATCAAATAAAGTTCTGGACGATACTAATGAAGATTGGAGCAATGACTTCAACCATATAAAAATCGGAGAATGGGCAGACTTATTTGTTATAGCTCCTGCATCCGCAAATACGATTGCAAAACTTGCGAATGCAATAGCGGATAATATGCTACTTCAATGTGCCCTTGCCTATGAAGATAAAAAACTTTTAGCTCCTTCTGCAAATACAAATATGTTATATAACCCTATAACACAAGCTAATCTAAAAATGTTAGCACTGGCAAATTATGAACTGATAGATACACAAACAAAAGAGTTAGCTTGTAAAACTGAAGGAAATGGCGCTATGGCTGAGCCTTTAGAGATATTTTGGCAAATAGCAAAAGCGCTTATGAGTGATGAATTTTGGAGTGACAGACGTGTCATAGTTACCGGTGGCGGTACAGTTGAGAAAATTGACGATGTTAGATATATTTCAAATTTCTCAAGCGGCAAGATGGCTTCGGCACTTGCGATTGCACTTTACTGTAAAGGTGCGGACGTAAACCTTATATCTACTAGAAGAGAAAATGACTTACCTTTAGATATACATACAATAGACGTTGATGACACGCATGAAATGTTGGAATATCTAACCGATTCTATAAGAATTGCCAAAAAAGGAAAACTATCTAAACCTTCACTTATGAATTCAGAGCAGATTCAACTAATACAAAAAAAACCCTATCTTTTTATGGCAGCTGCAATTAGTGACTATATACCTAAGTTTGCGCAAGAAGGAAAACTCAAAAAAGCTACACTTGGCGAAGAGTGGGATCTGAAATTAACACAAAACGTTGACGTGCTTGATTTAATAGATAAAACAGATATAACTACAATCGGTTTTAAAGCCGAGATGGATGCACAAAATGCACATAAAAATGCAACAAATATGCTTGACAAGAAAGAACTTGATGCAGTATGTTTAAATATCTTAAAAGACAGCAGCAGTTTCGGAAGCGATACAAACAAAGTCGAATTTATAAAAGCCGATAAGATTGAGTCCATAGCAGATGCAGACAAACTAAGTGTAGCTTACGAAATTCTTGAACACGCAAAAGATATATAA
- the glmU gene encoding bifunctional UDP-N-acetylglucosamine diphosphorylase/glucosamine-1-phosphate N-acetyltransferase GlmU: MNKNNISIVILAAGQGSRMKSNKAKVLHSICGKPMLYHIIKASKELSDDISVVIAHQKEKVQEEMQNYFDDINFVIQDADNFPGTGGAMKNIKPKYERVLVLNGDMPLIDASSLQGFIDTDADIIMSIFDLQNPDGYGRVKIQNNQVQYIVEQKDASEDELKISTVNAGVYAFSKAVIEKYIPLLSNDNAQKEYYLTDVISMAKDDNLDIKPLLVDEEYFKGVNSKKDLSDSEVIMQDRIKLHWMREGVIMQLPSTTYIEESVKFIGECIIENGCRITGDTLIQNSHIKSGSVIEDSIVKNSDVGPLAHLRPASNIEDTHIGNFVEVKKSTLRGVKAGHLSYLGDAEIDEGTNIGAGTITCNYDGINKYKTIIGKNVFIGSDSQLVAPVTIEDDVMIAAGTTVTSQKIEKGVLAISRTKLRIVKDFYYTFFGKK, translated from the coding sequence ATGAATAAAAACAACATAAGTATAGTAATCCTTGCAGCAGGTCAAGGTAGTCGCATGAAGTCTAATAAAGCAAAGGTTTTACACAGTATTTGCGGTAAGCCAATGCTTTATCATATTATAAAGGCTTCAAAAGAACTAAGCGATGATATATCTGTTGTTATAGCACATCAAAAAGAAAAGGTTCAAGAAGAGATGCAGAACTACTTTGATGACATAAATTTTGTTATTCAAGATGCAGATAACTTTCCGGGAACCGGCGGTGCAATGAAAAACATAAAACCAAAGTATGAAAGAGTTTTAGTATTAAACGGTGATATGCCACTAATAGATGCCTCTTCATTACAAGGTTTTATAGATACGGATGCAGATATCATCATGTCTATTTTTGATCTGCAAAATCCTGATGGTTACGGACGTGTTAAAATTCAAAACAACCAAGTTCAATATATAGTCGAACAAAAAGACGCATCCGAAGATGAATTAAAAATCTCAACCGTAAATGCAGGTGTTTATGCTTTTTCTAAAGCTGTTATTGAAAAATACATTCCACTTTTGAGTAACGACAATGCACAAAAAGAATACTACCTGACTGATGTTATATCAATGGCTAAAGATGACAATCTTGACATTAAACCTTTACTTGTTGATGAAGAATACTTTAAAGGTGTCAATTCAAAAAAAGACTTAAGTGATTCAGAAGTTATTATGCAAGATAGAATAAAATTACACTGGATGAGAGAAGGTGTAATTATGCAACTTCCATCAACAACTTATATAGAAGAAAGTGTCAAATTTATTGGTGAATGTATAATTGAAAACGGATGTCGTATCACAGGTGACACACTTATACAAAATTCGCATATAAAATCAGGCTCAGTCATAGAAGATTCTATTGTTAAAAATTCAGATGTAGGACCACTTGCACACCTTCGTCCTGCTTCGAATATAGAGGATACACATATAGGTAACTTTGTAGAAGTTAAAAAAAGTACACTAAGAGGTGTAAAAGCCGGACATTTGAGTTATCTTGGAGATGCAGAGATAGATGAAGGTACAAACATAGGTGCAGGGACAATTACATGTAACTACGACGGTATAAACAAATACAAAACTATAATTGGTAAAAATGTATTTATAGGGAGTGACAGCCAACTTGTAGCACCTGTAACAATAGAAGATGACGTAATGATAGCGGCGGGGACAACTGTTACAAGCCAGAAAATAGAAAAAGGTGTTCTAGCAATAAGTAGAACAAAACTGAGAATTGTAAAAGATTTTTACTATACATTTTTCGGCAAAAAATAA
- a CDS encoding motility protein A, producing the protein MDLGTVIGLVLILALLAGAMAMGVGIGAYIDIPSVLIVIGGSMGALMIAFKPIQMKKFIKVFMIAIKPPEEDVSELIKKLVAYSSKARKDGLLALEGDANNEENEFLRKGLSMAIDGSEPDTIRNLLEIDMEQTSTRHKSHSSIFSTWAGIAGAFGMIGTLIGLVAMLLNMADPSAIGPSMAVALLTTMYGAIIGNVLGAPVANILNIRNDDEMLIKEIVLTGIMSIQDGDAPRDLEAKLLAYLPPEHRESSI; encoded by the coding sequence ATGGATTTAGGTACGGTCATTGGTTTAGTGTTAATTCTCGCACTTCTTGCAGGTGCGATGGCGATGGGTGTCGGTATCGGTGCATATATCGATATTCCGTCTGTATTAATCGTTATTGGTGGTTCAATGGGTGCCTTGATGATTGCTTTTAAACCTATACAAATGAAGAAGTTTATCAAAGTATTTATGATTGCTATAAAGCCACCTGAAGAGGATGTTTCTGAACTTATAAAAAAACTTGTAGCATATTCTTCAAAGGCAAGAAAAGACGGTCTCTTGGCATTAGAGGGTGATGCAAACAATGAAGAAAACGAATTCCTTAGAAAGGGTCTCTCAATGGCAATTGACGGGAGTGAGCCTGATACTATCCGCAATCTTTTAGAGATAGATATGGAACAAACAAGTACCCGTCATAAATCTCATTCTTCAATTTTTTCGACTTGGGCAGGTATTGCAGGAGCTTTTGGTATGATAGGTACACTTATCGGTCTGGTTGCCATGCTTTTAAATATGGCTGACCCATCGGCAATCGGGCCTTCTATGGCAGTTGCCTTACTTACAACTATGTACGGTGCTATAATCGGGAACGTTCTTGGAGCACCCGTGGCAAATATTTTAAATATTAGAAATGATGATGAAATGCTAATAAAAGAGATAGTACTGACGGGAATTATGTCTATACAAGACGGAGATGCACCAAGAGATCTTGAAGCAAAACTACTTGCATATCTTCCGCCTGAACACAGAGAGAGCAGTATCTAA
- a CDS encoding OmpA/MotB family protein translates to MARKKCPECETCLPAWLAAFGDLMSLLLCFFVLLLSMSSMDAKKISEAIGSLSGAMSVLEGGIKTEISRERIQESTPIETQEETTQQVNKVTQAVIDANEMMEKGHGPTISMEEAQEGFKIELPSSLLFKPGTATIYNEDALLFLKRIALIIGEMPNSIKVSVQGHTDNVPPSKNSPFKDNWELSSARGISVLQELILDGVDPKRISAAGFAEFTPKATNATKNGRAKNRRVEIHFFGSNAENEGKIKKSVLDKAAAQ, encoded by the coding sequence ATGGCTAGAAAAAAATGTCCGGAATGTGAAACATGTTTACCGGCTTGGTTAGCCGCATTTGGAGATTTAATGTCTCTGTTATTATGTTTCTTTGTACTTCTCTTGTCTATGTCTAGTATGGATGCGAAGAAAATATCAGAAGCCATAGGTTCACTCTCGGGAGCGATGAGTGTTTTAGAAGGTGGAATTAAAACAGAAATTTCAAGAGAACGTATCCAAGAATCTACACCTATTGAAACTCAAGAAGAGACTACTCAACAAGTAAATAAAGTTACACAAGCAGTCATTGATGCAAACGAAATGATGGAAAAAGGGCACGGTCCTACCATATCTATGGAAGAAGCTCAAGAAGGCTTTAAAATTGAACTGCCTTCATCACTGCTTTTTAAACCGGGAACTGCTACGATTTATAATGAAGATGCCCTGTTGTTTTTAAAACGTATAGCATTGATAATAGGAGAGATGCCAAATAGTATTAAGGTTAGTGTGCAAGGGCATACAGACAATGTACCACCAAGTAAAAACTCTCCTTTTAAAGATAACTGGGAACTCTCATCTGCAAGAGGAATATCCGTACTTCAAGAGTTGATATTAGACGGTGTGGATCCAAAACGTATAAGTGCAGCAGGTTTCGCGGAGTTTACCCCAAAAGCTACAAATGCAACAAAGAACGGTAGGGCAAAAAACCGCCGTGTAGAGATACATTTCTTTGGTTCAAACGCTGAGAACGAAGGAAAAATTAAAAAATCAGTTCTTGATAAGGCTGCAGCTCAGTAA
- the fliP gene encoding flagellar type III secretion system pore protein FliP (The bacterial flagellar biogenesis protein FliP forms a type III secretion system (T3SS)-type pore required for flagellar assembly.) — protein MIRILLFLVALASFLGAEAITVPTMNFNLSSPDTPQQLVSSLNVLVVLTLLFLAPSMVLVMTTFTRFVIVFGFLRQALGTQQVPPTQLLVMLAMILTFFVMEPIGTKAYEDGIKPYVEEKIGYEEAFDKTALPFKNFMIRNTREKDLALFFRIREMENPKSVADVPLSVVIPAFVISELKTAFEIGFLLFLPFLVIDMVVASILMSMGMMMLPPVMISLPFKILVFVLIDGWNLLIGNLIASIK, from the coding sequence ATGATTAGAATATTATTATTTTTAGTGGCTTTGGCTTCATTTTTAGGAGCTGAGGCTATAACCGTTCCTACGATGAATTTTAACCTATCTTCTCCGGATACACCGCAGCAGTTGGTTAGCTCGTTAAATGTACTTGTAGTACTGACTTTATTATTTTTAGCACCGTCAATGGTGCTTGTAATGACAACCTTTACAAGGTTTGTTATAGTATTTGGTTTTTTACGTCAAGCTCTCGGTACTCAACAAGTCCCACCTACGCAGCTTTTAGTTATGCTTGCAATGATACTTACTTTTTTTGTAATGGAGCCAATAGGTACAAAAGCGTATGAAGATGGAATAAAGCCTTATGTAGAAGAAAAGATAGGTTATGAAGAAGCATTTGATAAAACAGCATTACCATTTAAAAACTTTATGATTAGAAATACAAGAGAAAAAGATTTAGCTCTTTTTTTTAGAATTAGAGAGATGGAAAACCCAAAAAGCGTTGCAGATGTGCCACTCTCGGTTGTAATTCCTGCATTTGTTATAAGTGAGCTTAAAACTGCGTTTGAAATAGGTTTTTTACTTTTTTTACCGTTTTTGGTTATTGATATGGTTGTAGCATCTATACTTATGTCTATGGGTATGATGATGCTCCCACCGGTAATGATATCCCTACCTTTTAAAATACTCGTATTTGTTCTTATTGACGGATGGAACCTGCTTATCGGTAATCTTATAGCATCTATAAAGTAG
- the trmA gene encoding tRNA (uridine(54)-C5)-methyltransferase TrmA, protein MECKHFGECGACKVYENGYEAQLNQKLKINYDRFKNFYNGDIKVFKSPIQNYRSRAEFKVWHVEDDIFYAMNHIEHKGVVLIDECPQVNIHIEILMPKLLKKIQEKNIGFKLFGADFLSSQSGEIVVSLLYHRKLDDEWQSLVKEIADELGIYIIGRSRKQKLIVGQDYITESLNINNETYKFNYIENSFTQPNAKVNEQMIEWAISSLEDTDKDLLELYCGAGNFTIPFAKKFNKVLATEISKSSINAAKSNMKLNDIENIEFVRMSVEEFVGALDGVREFRRMQHIDINTYDIDTIFVDPPRSGMDLASCNFSTRMDNIIYISCNPETLVRDLEILSKTHKVVDMALFDQFPYTNHVEMGVKLKRY, encoded by the coding sequence TTGGAATGTAAACACTTCGGTGAATGTGGTGCGTGTAAGGTATATGAAAATGGATATGAAGCACAACTAAATCAAAAATTAAAAATAAATTATGATAGATTTAAAAACTTTTATAACGGAGATATTAAGGTATTTAAATCTCCAATTCAAAACTACCGCTCACGTGCCGAATTTAAAGTATGGCATGTTGAAGATGATATTTTTTATGCCATGAATCATATAGAACATAAAGGCGTAGTGCTTATAGATGAATGTCCACAAGTAAATATACATATTGAAATACTTATGCCAAAGCTTTTAAAAAAAATACAAGAAAAAAATATCGGTTTTAAACTCTTTGGAGCAGATTTTTTAAGTTCGCAAAGCGGTGAAATAGTAGTATCTCTTCTTTATCATAGAAAACTTGATGATGAGTGGCAAAGTTTAGTTAAAGAGATAGCTGATGAGCTTGGCATCTATATTATAGGAAGAAGCAGAAAACAAAAGTTGATTGTTGGTCAAGACTACATAACAGAGAGTTTAAATATAAACAATGAGACATATAAGTTTAACTATATAGAAAACAGTTTCACACAACCAAATGCAAAAGTGAATGAGCAGATGATTGAGTGGGCAATATCGTCCTTAGAAGATACCGATAAAGATCTGCTGGAACTATATTGCGGTGCAGGAAACTTTACAATACCTTTTGCAAAAAAATTTAATAAAGTTTTAGCTACCGAAATTTCAAAGTCTTCAATAAATGCAGCTAAGAGCAATATGAAACTTAATGATATAGAAAATATTGAATTTGTCCGTATGAGTGTAGAAGAGTTTGTCGGGGCACTTGATGGTGTAAGAGAATTTAGAAGGATGCAACATATAGATATAAATACCTATGATATTGATACTATATTTGTAGATCCACCTAGAAGTGGAATGGATTTGGCTTCTTGTAATTTTAGTACAAGGATGGATAATATTATTTATATATCGTGTAATCCTGAAACGCTGGTACGAGATTTAGAGATTTTGTCTAAGACGCACAAAGTTGTTGATATGGCACTCTTTGATCAGTTTCCATATACAAACCATGTAGAGATGGGTGTTAAGTTAAAAAGGTATTAG
- a CDS encoding COG3400 family protein → MKKILIISDGSTGKHFVDRVIQTYTSENIYYVVETKAVEHEEYNPARFKFYEFDPTSLHKLANLLKMDFVQVIILMNDENEAKYTLKNIRSLKNKVRIILLDNWGIENTDPDTVLVNSNEIVASRLIDYLPNVPVIAQNVGIGEGEIMEVLVPFGSSFVYRHIGVIEQKDWRIVAIYRNRKLIMPSRRRMIQPNDLLLLVGQPSVLKSVYRAIKRELGQFPEPFGSNIYLYIDMDIICKDTIKELVRRSIFIHQKFNHNLIIRVINPNDIDTLQYIKEQADLNVIVDIKYDNIPFDISFFDDIQNYHVGLVIVSKETFKHTKTRNMLYESHVPVLKMANKSFSSVKDAALILSDNRDLEKISTTIYDISEQMGFNIDLYDYQNEHEAYKEQVIEHYYNLSTIFSKNIKVLKENENPIKILSQKDDFIHILPFTFKLTKKRLYSLFSTDSEKLYFKLDDYHQIFIPVQL, encoded by the coding sequence GTGAAAAAAATATTAATTATAAGTGACGGTAGCACCGGAAAACATTTTGTTGACAGGGTTATCCAAACATATACGTCGGAAAATATATATTATGTTGTAGAAACTAAAGCTGTTGAACACGAAGAATATAATCCTGCACGTTTTAAATTTTACGAATTTGATCCGACAAGCCTTCACAAATTGGCAAATCTGCTAAAGATGGATTTTGTTCAAGTAATTATTTTGATGAATGATGAAAATGAAGCAAAATATACGCTTAAAAATATACGCTCTTTAAAAAATAAAGTAAGAATAATACTACTTGATAATTGGGGTATAGAAAATACCGATCCAGATACGGTATTGGTCAATTCTAACGAGATTGTTGCTTCAAGATTAATTGATTATCTTCCAAATGTTCCTGTAATTGCACAAAATGTCGGTATAGGTGAGGGTGAAATAATGGAAGTATTAGTTCCGTTTGGAAGCTCTTTTGTATATAGACACATCGGTGTTATTGAGCAAAAAGATTGGCGAATAGTAGCTATATACAGAAATAGAAAGCTTATTATGCCTTCTCGCAGACGTATGATACAGCCAAATGATTTACTTTTACTTGTTGGGCAACCATCGGTTTTAAAATCAGTATATCGTGCTATTAAACGTGAGCTTGGGCAATTTCCGGAGCCTTTTGGTTCAAATATATATTTATACATAGATATGGATATTATATGCAAAGATACAATAAAAGAATTGGTTCGCCGTTCTATATTTATACATCAAAAATTTAATCATAATCTTATCATAAGGGTTATAAATCCAAATGATATAGATACTTTGCAATATATAAAAGAACAAGCCGACTTAAATGTAATAGTAGATATAAAATATGACAATATACCTTTTGATATAAGTTTTTTCGATGATATTCAAAACTATCATGTAGGTCTCGTTATTGTCTCAAAAGAGACATTTAAACATACCAAAACTAGAAATATGCTTTATGAATCGCATGTACCGGTTTTAAAAATGGCGAACAAATCTTTTTCATCCGTAAAGGATGCCGCATTAATATTAAGCGATAATAGAGATTTAGAAAAAATATCGACTACGATATATGATATTTCCGAACAAATGGGATTTAATATAGATCTGTATGATTATCAAAATGAACATGAAGCTTACAAAGAACAGGTTATAGAGCATTATTATAATCTTTCAACTATATTTTCAAAAAATATAAAAGTATTAAAAGAGAATGAGAATCCTATAAAAATATTAAGTCAAAAAGATGATTTTATACATATTTTACCTTTTACGTTTAAACTGACAAAAAAGCGTTTATATTCTCTTTTTTCTACAGATAGTGAAAAACTTTATTTTAAACTGGATGATTATCATCAGATTTTCATACCCGTGCAGTTGTGA
- the aroB gene encoding 3-dehydroquinate synthase — protein MQVNIPLKKTIDNSYDITIDSLPKLHFDKKVAIITNTTVSDLHLDYLKERITAKELIVVTLPDGEQYKNQESINKILNALFENRFNRKSLLIAFGGGVIGDMTGFAASIYQRGIDFIQIPTTLLSQVDASVGGKTGMNNEYGKNLVGAFHQPKAVYIDPYFLKTLPLREFGAGFAEIVKMAVTFNKDFFEFLQDADMRDEQTLIEAITRAVKTKAEVVAKDEKEHGIRAALNYGHTFGHVIENETKYEKYLHGEAVAIGMVMANELACSMGLISNDEAVAVKFLLEKYSLPVDYEIKDIQKFYDAFFLDKKSSDSKITFIIPKGIGDVVISDECSKELLISVLEKFGVDNG, from the coding sequence ATGCAGGTAAACATTCCCCTTAAAAAAACAATAGACAATTCATATGATATAACAATAGACTCTTTGCCTAAGTTACACTTTGATAAAAAAGTAGCAATTATAACCAATACTACCGTATCCGACTTGCATTTAGATTATTTAAAAGAAAGAATAACCGCAAAAGAATTAATAGTCGTAACATTACCAGATGGAGAACAGTATAAAAATCAAGAAAGTATAAATAAGATTTTAAATGCATTATTTGAGAACAGATTTAACAGAAAGTCTTTACTTATAGCTTTTGGCGGCGGTGTAATAGGCGATATGACAGGCTTTGCAGCAAGTATCTATCAGAGAGGAATTGATTTTATACAAATTCCTACTACTCTTTTATCCCAGGTAGATGCAAGTGTCGGCGGTAAAACAGGTATGAACAATGAATACGGAAAAAATTTAGTTGGTGCATTTCATCAGCCAAAAGCAGTATATATTGATCCATACTTTTTAAAAACACTGCCTTTGCGTGAATTTGGTGCTGGCTTTGCAGAGATTGTAAAAATGGCAGTTACTTTTAATAAAGATTTTTTTGAATTTTTACAAGATGCGGATATGCGAGATGAACAAACTTTAATTGAAGCTATTACAAGAGCGGTAAAAACCAAAGCCGAAGTAGTTGCAAAAGATGAAAAAGAACACGGTATTCGAGCGGCACTAAATTATGGACATACTTTTGGTCATGTCATAGAAAATGAGACAAAGTATGAGAAGTACTTACACGGTGAAGCTGTAGCTATTGGTATGGTTATGGCAAATGAACTCGCTTGCAGTATGGGGTTGATAAGCAATGATGAGGCTGTAGCCGTCAAGTTTTTGTTAGAAAAATATAGTTTACCGGTGGACTATGAGATTAAAGATATTCAGAAATTTTATGATGCTTTCTTTTTAGATAAAAAAAGTTCTGACAGCAAAATAACCTTTATTATTCCAAAAGGCATCGGAGATGTAGTCATAAGTGATGAGTGTTCAAAAGAATTGCTTATTTCAGTCTTGGAAAAATTTGGAGTAGATAATGGTTAA
- a CDS encoding mechanosensitive ion channel domain-containing protein: MVKKLFIIFFVFLISFSNLSAENKKVNSTEQRSKSADLEDKKKTEESNNIKIGQYFTLLNELESEISKEKVWTKSYETYLTALEVRSSLNEIRERIKYLKKRQRKQSVKEELRALEAKEKIIATQVAQLKDNYSAPFSELITPPKIDEAPKISNPFDIFAGISFIKKVNTDFEAYMKNKEELTKLIALLERENKIYNSIREIDSKNNYLEQAATKQKQLDRFKNALGTISAAAEVYERRLEVLDVNINKEIQDQVYKLAKIGILVVVVFFIFFLLKLAVKKYFTDNERFYMANKAINFSNFTLIILIVFFNYIENASYLVTILGFASAGIAIAMKDWFMSILGWLVIVFGGSIHVGDRIRVDMDGMKYVGDVMDISPMRMTILEDITLTSIRANRRAGRIIFVPNNYIFTRMVANYTHSSLKTVWDGIKITITFESNHKKAMSIAKEITKKYSKGYTDITRKQLNKLRHHYSLKNTSVEPRIFSFIESNGVDIEAWYLTNAYATLTLRSVISTEIVDAFKDEPDITIAYPTQMIHMEASAKNKPTTPIEQDDATVTL; this comes from the coding sequence ATGGTTAAAAAACTTTTTATTATCTTCTTTGTTTTTTTGATTAGTTTTTCCAATCTTAGTGCAGAAAATAAAAAAGTAAACTCAACAGAACAACGTTCTAAGAGTGCAGATTTGGAAGATAAAAAAAAGACTGAAGAGTCCAACAATATAAAAATCGGACAGTATTTTACCCTCTTGAATGAACTCGAATCAGAGATATCCAAAGAAAAGGTATGGACAAAAAGTTATGAAACATACTTAACTGCACTTGAAGTACGTTCGAGTTTAAATGAAATTAGAGAAAGAATAAAATATTTAAAGAAAAGACAGCGTAAACAGTCGGTAAAAGAAGAATTAAGAGCACTAGAGGCTAAAGAAAAGATTATTGCCACACAAGTTGCACAACTTAAAGATAACTATTCGGCTCCGTTTTCAGAACTAATAACTCCTCCCAAAATTGATGAAGCTCCAAAAATATCTAATCCGTTTGATATTTTTGCAGGTATATCTTTTATCAAAAAAGTAAATACCGATTTTGAAGCATATATGAAAAACAAAGAAGAACTTACCAAGCTAATAGCACTGTTAGAGCGTGAAAACAAGATATACAATTCCATTAGAGAGATAGACTCAAAAAACAACTACCTAGAACAAGCTGCGACAAAGCAAAAACAGCTTGACAGATTTAAAAATGCATTAGGTACAATTTCCGCAGCGGCAGAGGTGTACGAGAGACGTTTAGAGGTCTTAGATGTAAATATAAACAAAGAGATACAAGATCAAGTTTATAAACTTGCTAAGATAGGTATTTTAGTAGTTGTTGTGTTTTTTATCTTTTTCTTATTAAAACTTGCGGTTAAAAAATATTTTACCGATAATGAACGTTTTTATATGGCGAACAAGGCTATTAACTTTAGTAACTTTACCCTTATAATTTTAATAGTCTTTTTTAACTATATAGAAAATGCAAGTTATCTTGTTACAATACTCGGTTTTGCATCTGCAGGTATAGCGATTGCCATGAAAGACTGGTTTATGTCTATACTTGGTTGGTTAGTCATAGTCTTTGGAGGAAGCATCCATGTCGGAGATAGAATCAGGGTAGATATGGACGGGATGAAATATGTCGGTGACGTAATGGATATATCGCCTATGCGTATGACTATTTTAGAAGATATAACACTAACATCAATTAGAGCAAATAGACGTGCAGGTAGGATTATATTTGTACCGAACAACTATATATTTACCAGAATGGTAGCAAACTATACGCACTCATCACTAAAAACCGTTTGGGACGGAATAAAGATAACCATTACTTTTGAATCAAATCATAAAAAAGCAATGAGCATAGCTAAAGAGATTACCAAAAAGTATTCCAAGGGCTATACAGATATAACTAGAAAACAGTTAAACAAATTAAGACATCATTATAGTCTTAAAAATACGAGTGTTGAACCTAGAATTTTTTCTTTTATTGAGAGTAACGGTGTTGATATTGAAGCTTGGTATCTAACAAATGCTTATGCTACATTGACACTTAGAAGTGTTATCAGTACGGAGATTGTGGATGCTTTTAAAGATGAACCTGATATAACCATAGCATATCCTACTCAAATGATTCATATGGAAGCTTCTGCAAAAAATAAACCTACAACACCAATAGAACAAGACGATGCGACGGTGACTTTATAG